One genomic window of Geoanaerobacter pelophilus includes the following:
- the rnc gene encoding ribonuclease III yields MTKLPDKHNESIEQRIGYSFSNRTLLEEALTHRSYLNESSEKGLSDNERLEFFGDSVLSLFVSHRLFKDFPEKREGELTRIRAALVDEAALARSAVDLDIGSLIRLGRGEELTGGRTKKSILADAYEALLGALYLDGGAGAVAPIIERHFSLQAAGLKTLSSGRDCKSQFQESSQSVMGATPTYKLIGSSGPDHATVFTVAAFLGDELMGEGSGRSKKEAEQEAARKGLERLAGRCSSGRQ; encoded by the coding sequence ATGACCAAACTCCCGGATAAGCATAATGAAAGCATTGAACAACGGATCGGCTACAGCTTTTCCAACCGCACTCTTCTGGAAGAAGCGCTCACCCACAGGTCTTATCTGAATGAGTCCTCCGAAAAAGGGTTGTCTGACAACGAGCGACTGGAGTTCTTTGGCGATTCGGTGTTGTCGCTTTTTGTAAGTCATCGCCTGTTCAAAGATTTCCCTGAAAAGCGCGAGGGGGAATTAACCAGAATCCGCGCGGCTCTTGTCGATGAAGCTGCCCTTGCTCGCAGTGCCGTTGATCTTGATATCGGTAGCCTGATTCGTCTGGGGCGGGGAGAGGAGCTCACTGGGGGACGAACAAAAAAGTCAATACTTGCCGATGCCTATGAAGCACTGCTGGGGGCTCTTTATCTGGATGGCGGCGCCGGGGCGGTAGCTCCAATAATCGAGAGACATTTCTCTCTGCAGGCTGCTGGGTTGAAAACGCTGAGTTCCGGCCGGGACTGCAAGAGCCAATTTCAGGAGTCTTCGCAGTCAGTAATGGGGGCAACTCCCACATATAAGCTTATTGGTTCCAGTGGGCCTGACCACGCCACGGTTTTTACGGTAGCAGCCTTTCTTGGCGATGAGTTGATGGGTGAAGGTTCGGGCCGGAGCAAAAAGGAGGCGGAGCAGGAGGCCGCCCGTAAGGGGTTGGAAAGGCTTGCCGGGCGCTGTAGTTCTGGCCGGCAGTGA
- the tmk gene encoding dTMP kinase: MGCFITFEGIEGCGKTTQINLLAERLQALGHDVIVTREPGGCPIADQIRSVLLNGANSAMAPLAELLLYAAARAQHVAEIVSPALATGKIVLCDRFTDATLAYQGFARDLDKKLIQSLNQLASGNIRPDMTILFDCPVEVGLSRAVSPLDSHGIREDRFEKESLAFHQRVRNGYINIAEQEPDRITKVSADREVAAVAKDVLNAVLSRIAKG; encoded by the coding sequence ATGGGCTGTTTTATCACATTTGAAGGTATCGAAGGGTGCGGAAAAACCACCCAGATAAACCTATTGGCTGAACGGCTGCAAGCCCTCGGTCATGACGTAATTGTCACCAGAGAACCTGGCGGCTGCCCCATTGCCGATCAGATCCGCAGCGTTCTGCTTAATGGTGCTAACAGTGCCATGGCCCCTTTGGCAGAACTGCTGCTGTATGCTGCTGCTCGGGCACAGCATGTGGCTGAAATAGTATCTCCGGCACTCGCAACAGGTAAGATAGTACTCTGTGACCGTTTCACCGATGCCACCCTGGCCTACCAGGGATTTGCCCGCGATCTTGACAAGAAGCTCATTCAAAGTCTCAACCAGCTTGCCAGCGGCAATATCAGGCCAGACATGACAATTCTTTTCGACTGTCCGGTCGAGGTAGGTCTGTCAAGAGCGGTTTCCCCTCTGGATAGCCACGGGATCCGCGAAGACCGATTCGAAAAGGAATCTCTTGCCTTTCACCAGCGCGTCAGGAATGGTTATATAAACATTGCCGAACAGGAACCCGACCGGATCACCAAAGTATCTGCAGACCGCGAGGTGGCAGCTGTTGCCAAAGATGTTCTCAATGCGGTCCTGTCTCGCATTGCAAAGGGATAG